A single window of Vigna radiata var. radiata cultivar VC1973A chromosome 4, Vradiata_ver6, whole genome shotgun sequence DNA harbors:
- the LOC106758427 gene encoding subtilisin-like protease SBT1.5, which yields MGAGQIDPNKALDPGLIYDATPQDYVNLLCALNYTQKQILTITRSGSYNCTKPSFDLNYPSFIALYSNKTRSVVLKFKRTVTNVGDGAAIHRAKVTEPKGSVLTVSPETLSFRYRNEKLSYHVLIKYSKYKKENISYGDLVWIEDGGTHSVRSPIVVAPSGIV from the coding sequence ATGGGAGCAGGTCAAATTGACCCTAACAAAGCACTTGATCCAGGTTTGATATATGATGCCACCCCACAGGACTACGTCAATCTCCTTTGTGCTTTGAATTACACACAAAAACAGATCTTAACCATTACAAGATCAGGTTCCTATAATTGTACTAAACCATCGTTTGATCTTAACTACCCTTCATTCATAGCTCTCTACAGCAACAAAACAAGGTCAGTCGTCCTCAAATTTAAGAGGACAGTGACCAATGTTGGAGATGGTGCTGCCATACACAGAGCCAAGGTGACAGAACCGAAGGGTTCTGTGCTGACAGTGTCACCTGAGACATTATCATTCAGATACAGAAATGAGAAGCTAAGCTACCATGTGCTGATAAAGTATAGCAAGTACAAGAAGGAAAATATCTCGTACGGTGATCTTGTTTGGATCGAAGATGGTGGAACACACAGTGTTAGGAGCCCCATTGTAGTGGCACCAAGTGGAATTGTATGA
- the LOC106759339 gene encoding uncharacterized protein LOC106759339, protein MFGNKVFLTYKRRRQSLTSNFIHGNCNHHSVCEDAHNDNQTLEKTSEKHEEKTDTSGGKMPCFKQLDYSSLPLLQNTGDPKTGVLRNNDATETMATAHESFSTEDPCEDNMKKDDGELPIVEKTSDNDCNTQRNSCAGESSCNGCDNCSNKISLPVELGAVNDFNLVNSETLITRDISSAQVNTSTVSNISMDDPTGCRPKGNIGNPSVDRVIRANLTSPLITFSRCYKRKKWLDGNDKQKSLLHTKENISVLTKWSMLANGNLCSSDESSSEECPVDNVPDLNQSVELSEKGKTLSETEYEKSCRSCSMSFLTDLNQSAELGERGELCQPQEKVKSSDSPCSPGVVSETCMTDMRKKLCHGEDSGKNVSHTDRTGELSHSCLIHTEDQHLNKDCQVVSVKVDSEDPYPAATGTNQELQKSQTTLREANEHGLGNEMMKIAEYQPQFDLPNNSAEQHIVDLNMGAEKHPFHLRMRAPASKLESACSSSAIAEDKVSELDLLNARNTQLISEGKTTAGVCSSITQTQLMMTEERMRVQQTKPNKQKLMPMISLSLGLSLPKELKSRVSDSVNSMSVLSLSNSTTETIDIVQDGLCRSSSPNRKLSHPRNQVVLDNIVHRTRALNERGNFQEYLKPHPIMWSEEELDFLWIGVRRHGRGNWDAMLRDPRLRFSPSRVPGDLAERWEAEQLKLLNDIDVPQFMYQAAERAAAVASWQGNFCHLDPKQSFWESNHLKKPITRYNFQSNTTAHSHRPTTHSRKANYNNRDKYELGFFNSPGSLSICRQNSYSNDYPFNCLAATNNLPHWLREAVNTPPIMPNMSAVGSLSSHPDMPGTSDHCFNASKSCFVPQNWFNGLRASEPHMPNGSYYSTYSRRKYGVVKMNKSLEPRVQKPDDLIIVDSDTSSEETISDDHRASL, encoded by the exons ATGTTTGGGAACAAAGTGTTTCTAACTTATAAAAGAAGGCGTCAATCTCTAACTAGTAATTTTATCCATGGGAATTGTAACCATCATTCAGTGTGTGAAGATGCCCATAATGACAACCAAACTTTGGAGAAAACAtcagaaaagcatgaagaaaagACG GATACTAGTGGTGGGAAAATGCCATGTTTCAAACAGCTGGATTATTCATCATTGCCTCTGCTTCAAAACACTGGTGATCCTAAGACAGGAGTGCTTCGAAACAATGATGCAACAGAAACAATGGCTACTGCCCATGAATCATTTTCAACAGAGGATCCTTGTGAGGATAACATGAAGAAGGATGATGGTGAATTGCCCATAGTAGAGAAGACTTCAGATAATGATTGCAATACTCAGAGAAATTCCTGTGCCGGCGAAAGCTCTTGTAATGGATGTGACAACTGttctaataaaatttcattgCCAGTTGAATTGGGTGCTGtcaatgattttaatttagtcaaCTCAGAAACATTGATCACAAGGGATATCAGTTCTGCGCAAGTCAATACATCTACTGTTTCTAATATTTCAATGGATGATCCTACTGGTTGTCGCCCCAAAGGTAATATTGGAAACCCATCAGTAGATAGGGTTATTCGGGCCAACTTGACCAGTCCTCTAATAACCTTCAGTCGatgttacaaaagaaaaaagtggtTGGATGGAAATGACAAGCAAAAGAGCTTATTGCACACGAAGGAAAACATTTCAGTGTTAACCAAGTGGAGTATGCTTGCAAATGGCAATCTGTGTTCTAGTGATGAATCATCTAGTGAGGAATGTCCGGTAGATAATGTACCTGACCTTAATCAATCAGTGGAGCTTTCAGAAAAAGGGAAGACATTGAGTGAAACTGAATACGAAAAATCTTGTAGAAGTTGCTCTATGTCTTTCCTGACAGATCTTAATCAATCTGCTGAGCTTGGAGAAAGAGGGGAGCTTTGTCAACCTCAAGAAAAA GTCAAAAGTAGCGATTCTCCGTGTTCCCCTGGAGTTGTTTCTGAAACATG TATGACAGACATGAGAAAGAAACTTTGTCATGGGGAAGACTCTGGAAAAAATGTCTCTCATACAGACAGAACAGGAGAACTGAGCCACAGTTGTCTGATTCACACGGAAGACCAACATCTTAATAAGGATTGTCAGGTAGTCTCTGTCAAAGTTGATTCTGAAGATCCCTATCCTGCAGCAACAGGCACTAATCAGGAACTACAAAAGTCACAAACCACTTTGCGTGAGGCCAATGAACATGGTTTGGGCaatgaaatgatgaaaattgcTGAATACCAACCTCAGTTTGACCTGCCTAATAACTCTGCGG AACAGCACATTGTTGATTTAAACATGGGTGCTGAGAAGCATCCCTTTCATTTGAGGATGAGAGCTCCTGCGTCCAAGTTGGAATCTGCATGCAGCAGTTCTGCCATTGCTGAAGATAAAGTTTCTGAACTGGACCTTTTAAATGCTAGAAATACACAG CTGATTTCAGAAGGAAAGACTACAGCCGGTGTTTGCTCAAGTATTACTCAAACTCAGTTAATGATGACTGAAGAAAGAATGAGGGTTCAACAAACAAAACccaataaacaaaaattgatgCCTATGATTTCTCTTTCTCTGGGCTTGTCTTTACCTAAGGAGCTCAAGTCTAGAGTCAGTGATTCTGTTAATAGTATGTCAGTTTTGTCTTTGTCAAATTCAACCACTGAAACTATAGATATTGTCCAAGATGGACTATGTCGGTCTTCATCACCAAACCGGAAACTATCGCATCCCAGGAACCAGGTAGTACTTGACAACATTGTACACAGAACAAGAGCTTTAAATGAAAGaggaaattttcaagaatatttgaagCCACACCCTATCATGTGGTCTGAAGAGGAGTTGGATTTTCTTTGGATTGGTGTAAGGAGACATGGTAGGGGCAATTGGGATGCCATGTTAAGGGATCCTAGATTGCGGTTTTCACCATCAAGGGTACCAGGGGACCTTGCTGAGAGGTGGGAGGCTGAACAATTAAAACTTTTGAATGATATCGATGTTCCACAGTTCATGTATCAAGCAGCAGAAAGGGCAGCAGCTGTGGCATCATGGCAAGGAAACTTTTGCCACTTGGATCCTAAACAAAGTTTCTGGGAGAGTAACCATTTGAAGAAACCTATTACCAGATATAACTTTCAAAGTAACACCACTGCGCACAGTCATAGGCCAACTACTCATTCCAGAAAGGCCAATTACAACAACAGAGACAAGTATGAACTAGGATTTTTCAACTCTCCTGGAAGTTTGAGCATTTGCAGGCAGAATTCTTACTCGAATGACTATCCCTTTAATTGTTTGGCTGCGACAAATAATTTGCCCCACTGGCTCAGGGAAGCTGTTAACACTCCTCCAATCATGCCAAATATGTCTGCAGTGGGTTCCTTGAGTTCTCACCCAGACATGCCAGGAACTTCAGATCATTGCTTTAATGCCAGCAAGTCATGCTTTGTACCTCAAAATTGGTTCAATGGTCTGAGGGCAAGTGAGCCACACATGCCAAATGGTTCTTACTATTCAACCTATTCAAGAAGAAAATATGGGGTGGTGAAGATGAACAAGTCTCTGGAACCTCGTGTCCAGAAACCAGATGACTTGATCATTGTTGATAGTGACACTTCTTCTGAAGAGACCATATCTGATGATCATCGTGCCAGCTTGTAG
- the LOC106758132 gene encoding sterol 3-beta-glucosyltransferase UGT80A2, protein MAKENVLHRATSSSSDISVCLDTDATSAPASAGPVHRNPSYAQQNTPAPTPAPTLAPVNVDNDLTRVRSKGSSAVALAKFLDAKVPFREKVQWIKRASVLKADGTVEIKVPGVGSSPHEHHHVKCDEPHDEFWDAIHNQDIRSIKPLQIVMLIVGTRGDVQPFIAMGKRLQEDGHRVRLATHKNFEDFVLNAGLEFYPLGGDPKVLAGYMVKNKGFLPSGPSEIHIQRNQIKEIINSLLPACHSRYPEYNATFKAEAIIANPPAYGHTHVAEYLKVPLHVFFTMPWTPTSEFPHPLSRVKQPIGYRLSYQIVDALIWLGIRDLINEFRKKKLKLKPVTYLSGSYTHPFDVPYGYMWSPHLVPKPKDWGPKIDVVGFCFLDLASTFDPPKSLVDWLEEGEKPIYVGFGSLPLQEPEKMTKIIIQALEKTGQRGVINRGWGGLGSLAERKKSVYLLDNCPHDWLFPRCTAVIHHGGAGTTAAGLRAECPTTIVPFFGDQPFWGERVHARGVGPAPIPVDEFTLDRLVDAIHFMLKPEVKRRAVELANSMKNEDGVLGAVKAFYKHYPDQKLKCEEAKALAAVTKPKPIHKYFSLRGCLGCSTSSVDTHRP, encoded by the exons ATGGCGAAGGAGAACGTTCTCCACCGCGCGACCTCTTCCTCCAGTGACATATCAGTCTGTTTGGACACAGACGCCACTTCCGCTCCCGCCTCCGCCG GGCCTGTTCACAGGAATCCATCCTATGCGCAACAGAACACTCCTGCGCCTACACCGGCACCTACACTTGCACCGGTTAACGTTGATAATGATCTTACGAGAGTTAGGAGCAAGGGAAGCAGTGCAGTGGCGCTTGCTAAGTTCCTTGACGCGAAAGTACCCTTCAGGGAAAAG GTGCAATGGATAAAACGGGCTTCCGTACTTAAGGCTGATGGTACAGTTGAAATTAAAGTTCCAGGAGTAGGAAGTAGTCCTCATGAGCATCATCATGTTAAATGTGATGAACCTCATGATGAATTTTGGGATGCAATACACAATCAGGATATTCGATCTATCAAGCCACTTCAAATTGTAATGCTTATAGTGGGCACACGAGGAGATGTCCAGCCATTTATTGCCATGGGGAAGCGTCTACAG GAAGATGGCCACAGAGTTAGACTAGCTACTCATAAGAACTTCGAGGATTTTGTCTTGAATGCAGGCTTGGAGTTTTACCCTTTGGGTGGAGATCCTAAAGTTCTTGCCGGTT ATATGGTCAAGAATAAAGGCTTTTTGCCATCAGGACCTTCAGAAATACACATACAAAGAAATCAAATCAAGGAAATTATTAATTCTTTGCTTCCTGCATGCCACAGTCGTTACCCAGAGTATAATGCAACCTTTAAAGCAGAAGCGATAATTGCTAATCCTCCAGCATACG GGCATACACATGTTGCTGAATATCTAAAAGTTCCACTTCACGTATTCTTCACAATGCCATGGAC GCCTACTAGTGAATTCCCTCATCCTCTTTCCCGTGTTAAGCAACCAATTGGCTACAGA CTGTCATATCAAATAGTTGATGCTTTAATCTGGCTTGGAATACGAGACTTGATAAATGAGTTTAGGAAGAAAAAGTTGAAGCTAAAGCCTGTTACATATCTAAGTGGATCTTACACTCACCCTTTTGATGTGCCCTATGGTTATATGTGGAGCCCTCACTTAGTCCCTAAACCAAAAG ACTGGGGACCTAAGATTGACGTTGTTGGGTTTTGTTTCCTTGACCTTGCTTCAACTTTTGACCCACCAAAATCGTTAGTAGATTGGcttgaagaaggagaaaaacctATTTATGTTGGATTTGGTAGCCTT CCTTTACAAGAACCAGAGAAAATGACGAAAATTATAATCCAAGCTCTTGAAAAAACAGGACAGAGAGGTGTTATTAACAGAGGGTGGGGTGGTCTTGGATCTT TGGCAGAACGAAAGAAATCTGTGTATTTGTTGGACAACTGTCCGCATGATTGGCTGTTTCCCCGATGCACTGCTGTG ATACATCACGGGGGTGCCGGAACAACTGCCGCTGGTCTTAGAGCTGAA TGCCCAACAACCATTGTGCCATTCTTTGGGGACCAGCCATTTTGGGGAGAGCGGGTACATGCTAGAGGAGTAGGTCCTGCACCCATCCCGGTGGATGAGTTTACATTAGATAGGCTGGTCGATGCCATACACTTTATGCTGAAACCAGag GTGAAAAGGCGTGCTGTTGAACTTGCTAATTCCATGAAAAATGAAGATGGGGTGCTAGGAGCGGTTAAAGCTTTCTATAAACATTATCCGGACCAAAAATTGAAGTGTGAAGAGGCCAAGGCTTTAGCCGCCGTAACTAAACCCAAGCCCATTCATAAATATTTCTCTTTACGAGGATGTTTAGGTTGCTCTACATCTTCTGTGGATACACATCGaccataa
- the LOC106758055 gene encoding protein LUTEIN DEFICIENT 5, chloroplastic has protein sequence MASHIALLRAPPLSISTQRFHAKQSCINGLKFATTTTISSSSSSCFPCSITTQRGSFSSVIACSSSNGRDPGSVDDEELQKELIDEEKRRAALFARIASGEFTVRQKSLFLSTLEGLAKVGVPNEVLEFLFGWVERGGVYAKIPEAKGSIKAVRSVAFFIPLYELYLTYGGIFRLTFGPKSFLIVSDPTIAKHILKDNSKAYSKGILAEILDFVMGKGLIPADGEIWRVRRRAIVPALHQKYVAAMIGLFGQAADRLCQKLDAAASDGEDAEMESLFSRLTLDIIGKAVFNYDFDSLSNDTGIVGAVYTVLREAEDRSVSPIPVWDIPIWKDISPRLRKVNEALKLINDTLDDLIAICKRIVDEEELQFHEEYMNEKDPSILHFLLASGDDVSSKQLRDDLMTMLIAGHETSAAVLTWTFYLLSKEPRVMSKLQEEVDSVLGDRHPTIEDMKKLKYTTRVINESLRLYPQPPVLIRRSLENDVLGEYPIKRGEDIFISIWNLHRSPKLWDDADKFEPERWPLDGPNPNETNQSFKYLPFGGGPRKCVGDLFATYETVVALAMLVRRFNFQMAIGAPPVDMTTGATIHTTQGLKMTVTHRIKPPIVPSLQMSTLEVDPSVSLSDQDEISQKGQVYQAQAQP, from the exons ATGGCTTCCCACATTGCTCTTCTTCGAGCCCCTCCTCTTTCAATTTCCACTCAACGCTTCCATGCAAAGCAAAGTTGCATAAACGGGCTCAAATTCGCCACTACCACcaccatttcttcttcttcttcttcttgctttcCATGCTCCATAACAACACAGAGAGGGTCTTTTTCCTCAGTGATTGCTTGTTCCTCTTCAAATGGAAGAGACCCGGGTTCGGTGGATGATGAAGAGCTACAAAAGGAACTCATTGACGAAGAGAAACGACGAGCTGCATTGTTTGCGAGGATTGCCTCAGGGGAATTCACCGTGAGGCAAAAATCTCT TTTTCTTTCTACACTGGAGGGATTGGCAAAGGTGGGGGTGCCCAATGAAGTTCTGGAGTTTTTGTTTGGTTGGGTTGAAAGGGGTGGTGTGTACGCCAAAATTCCTGAGGCAAAAGGGTCAATCAAAGCTGTTCGAAGTGTGGCCTTCTTCATTCCCTTGTATGAACTTTACCTTACTTATGGTGGGATTTTTAGGTTGACGTTTGGACCAAAG TCCTTTCTGATAGTATCTGATCCGACTATTGCAAAACACATATTGAAAGACAATTCAAAGGCTTATTCAAAG GGCATCTTGGCTGAGATCCTAGACTTTGTAATGGGGAAAGGTCTCATCCCAGCTGATGGTGAAATATGGCGAGTTAGACGCCGTGCTATAGTCCCAGCATTGCACCAGAAG TATGTAGCAGCTATGATTGGCCTTTTTGGACAAGCCGCAGATAGGCTCTGCCAGAAGCTAGATGCTGCAGCATCCGATGGAGAAGACGCTGAGATGGAATCACTTTTCTCACGATTGACCCTGGATATCATTGGAAAAGCAGTATTCAATTATGATTTTGATAGTTTATCAAATGACACCGGTATAGTTGGG GCTGTTTATACTGTACTGAGAGAAGCAGAAGATCGAAGTGTTTCTCCAATTCCAGTATGGGATATCCCAATATGGAAAGATATATCACCACGTTTAAGGAAGGTTAATGAAGCTCTCAAATTGATCAACGATACGCTTGATGATCTGATAGCAATATGCAAG AGAATAGTGGATGAAGAAGAGTTACAGTTTCATGAAGAGTACATGAATGAAAAAGATCCAAGTATTCTACACTTCTTGTTAGCATCAGGAGATGAT GTATCAAGTAAGCAACTTCGTGATGACTTAATGACCATGCTCATTGCTGGACATGAAACATCAGCTGCTGTTTTAACTTGGACCTTTTATCTACTATCCAag GAGCCTAGAGTCATGTCCAAGCTCCAAGAAGAG GTTGATTCTGTACTTGGAGATAGACATCCAACTATTGAAGACATGAAGAAACTCAAATATACAACCCGAGTGATCAATGAG TCATTGAGGCTTTACCCGCAACCACCTGTGTTGATTCGTCGCTCTCTTGAGAATGATGTTCTTGGAGAGTACCCTATAAAGAG AGGTGAagatatatttatatctatCTGGAACCTGCATCGCAGTCCAAAACTGTGGGATGATGCTGACAAGTTTGAGCCTGAAAGATGGCCATTAGATGGACCAAATCCTAACGAGACTAATCAAAGCTTCAA ATATCTTCCGTTTGGAGGAGGACCACGGAAATGTGTAGGTGATTTGTTTGCTACGTACGAG ACTGTAGTAGCTCTTGCAATGCTTGTTAGACGGTTCAACTTTCAAATGGCAATTGGAGCTCCACCT GTTGATATGACTACTGGAGCTACAATTCATACGACACAAGGCTTGAAGATGACTGTAACACACAGAATAAAACCTCCTATTGTACCATCATTACAGATGTCAACTTTGGAAGTGGATCCATCCGTAAGCCTTTCTGATCAGGATGAAATAAGTCAGAAAGGACAAGTTTATCAGGCTCAGGCTCAGCCCTAG